A single region of the Eriocheir sinensis breed Jianghai 21 unplaced genomic scaffold, ASM2467909v1 Scaffold553, whole genome shotgun sequence genome encodes:
- the LOC126993070 gene encoding uncharacterized protein LOC126993070, whose translation MDSGNIKICSESHCSIGLLHDVRQLSALLPEGYQYTVCEYAGTTEGTNAVLRLHVTTEAIARTWIKEFQGKTKTTLRTLSKHKVTGQKRVFQMHLRCHHNTKPRSNTADSRHGSKNTDCPATVSVIVKQTNTKRKSRSTDTHATALPMEVRLNFTHNHPVQSASALKHRDVSDEVKEIFINLYKSLHSPSTALHTYKYDLFEEYGDEFAHISADRAKCPDLQWCYSQGVWGVSSGNL comes from the exons ATGGACAGTGGCAACATAAAGATTTGTTCAGAGTCACACTGCAGCATTGGACTCCTTCATGATGTACGACAACTTAGT GCACTGTTACCGGAGGGATACCAGTACACAGTGTGCGAATACGCAGGTACAACTGAAGGCACAAATGCTGTTCTACGATTACATGTCACAACTGAGGCCATCGCCCGTACGTGGATAAAAGAGTTTCAAGGAAAAACTAAAACTACTCTACGAACTCTATCCAAGCATAAAGTGACTGGTCAGAAAAGAGTCTTCCAGATGCATCTACGGTGTCACCACAACACCAAACCCAGGAGTAACACGGCCGATTCAAGACATGGATCAAAAAACACAGATTGTCCAGCCACCGTGAGTGTGATCGTGAAGCAAACAAATACTAAGCGAAAGAGCAG ATCAACTGATACCCATGCAACTGCCCTCCCTATGGAGGTGAGACTGAACTTCACTCACAATCATCCAGTCCAGAGTGCCAGTGCACTGAAACACAGAGATGTTAGTGACGAGGTAAAGGAGATTTTCATCAACCTCTACAAGTCTCTGCATTCACCATCAACTGCACTTCATACATACAAGTATGATCTGTTTGAAGAATATGGAGACGAATTTGCACACATCTCAGCAGACAGAGCTAAATGTCCAGACTTGCAGTGGTGCTACAG TCAAGGTGTGTGGGGGGTTTCATCTGGCAACTTATAG